A stretch of the Pseudobacteriovorax antillogorgiicola genome encodes the following:
- a CDS encoding response regulator: MGKKVMIVDDSKTIRQQVSFTLTKGGYEVIEAEDGADGIEKLKANADVAMVISDVNMPNMNGLEMVEKLKSEGSTVPVIMLTTEGASDLIQRAKDAGAKGWLVKPFQPDQLVAAVSKIAG, translated from the coding sequence ATGGGTAAGAAAGTGATGATCGTGGATGACTCCAAGACGATTCGTCAGCAGGTGAGTTTCACATTGACTAAAGGTGGCTACGAAGTGATTGAAGCGGAAGATGGTGCTGATGGTATCGAGAAGCTCAAGGCAAACGCTGATGTTGCGATGGTGATCAGCGATGTGAACATGCCTAACATGAATGGTCTTGAGATGGTTGAAAAACTAAAAAGCGAGGGAAGCACTGTACCAGTTATCATGCTGACAACAGAAGGTGCTTCAGATCTCATCCAAAGAGCAAAGGATGCTGGAGCAAAAGGATGGTTGGTAAAACCATTCCAACCTGATCAGCTAGTTGCAGCGGTTTCTAAAATAGCAGGTTAA
- a CDS encoding DEAD/DEAH box helicase, protein MKTDILDFFYEHTAEFDWHEGLDLYTTGKVKEVQHIHGLITGKVTSNIGRDLEVRLKVHPNGRFIQWIECTCRKNRTTGQYCEHISALMICLQHDHGKFLAQIDSKMPVKAPTVPRKVRSAQKKEEPEPAKQDGAAQSILSHLKNIHSIRLMAKGPTIRVRAETKPGEFKNYTFQLDEAAKFLASSPKLKSATDEVKQLKVYQTPVTLGTRIYQIEDEKIVAEKVIAIKHTARTLKSLGQVDTSISNQTGLHKLVNQENPNGKEGTFEFIPIKSAGRYIGKEYFFYPQRGYWKLNLADVHGDWHELPLKKTFKDDQAADLVDRGFQEYLEYGPIWLDENLKSHQIDSTPELSQIKIHKSTDGWFYLDPSYGQGKSSVSMVDLMVQFRKNQRDYLKKGDKWVKVPEFIKEHNWDLDDTGKYLKVDSLGLLRLKAAVGDFDQFVGSKAMLNKIRSSLEFQPVGKLPSLKHTNLDLREYQETGLQWMWWLYQNNLHGLLADEMGLGKTHQSMALMSAIQKIKPDARFLVICPTTVLDHWEDKVNDFCPNLKPMKHHGPKRSHNFKIFEKNHALLITSYGVLLRDLKNLTQSEWDAVILDEAHFVKNNDTATYRAVCKLQGRIRLCLTGTPMENHLGELKNIFDFLVPGYLGSDSYFKSHYISPIEKGNASETELELQKLIHPFKMRRNKSNVLKDLPPKVEDIRHCTLSPEQVKIYKKVLSMKGRPLIEQLKNESSPVPYLHVFATLTLLKQVCNHPALVEKTLDYKSSESGKFELLKEILEEAIGSGHKVVIYSQYVQMIKIISQYLTDEDVGHVTLTGSTRNRGAVINKFQTQEDCKVFVGSLLAGGVGIDLTAASVVVHYDRWWNASKENQATDRVYRMGQNKNVQVLKLVNRGTLEEKIDALINSKNELFEKFMDKDEEIFKSLSRNQLIDLLQ, encoded by the coding sequence GTGAAAACCGACATCCTAGACTTTTTCTACGAACATACTGCTGAGTTCGACTGGCACGAGGGCCTCGATCTATATACCACCGGTAAGGTCAAAGAAGTTCAACATATTCATGGACTTATTACTGGAAAAGTAACATCAAATATTGGGAGAGACCTAGAAGTTCGGCTAAAAGTTCATCCCAATGGTAGGTTCATTCAATGGATCGAGTGCACTTGCCGGAAGAACCGAACTACAGGCCAATACTGCGAGCACATCTCTGCACTCATGATCTGCTTGCAGCATGACCACGGCAAGTTCCTTGCACAGATCGATTCAAAAATGCCTGTTAAAGCTCCCACCGTGCCCCGCAAGGTGCGTTCTGCGCAGAAGAAAGAGGAGCCCGAACCTGCAAAACAGGATGGTGCAGCTCAATCTATCCTGAGCCATCTGAAGAATATTCATAGCATCAGGCTTATGGCTAAAGGGCCAACAATCCGAGTTCGTGCCGAGACTAAACCAGGAGAATTTAAAAACTACACTTTCCAGCTAGATGAGGCCGCCAAGTTTTTGGCATCGTCTCCCAAACTCAAGTCTGCGACTGACGAGGTGAAGCAGCTTAAGGTTTACCAAACACCTGTGACTTTAGGGACAAGGATCTATCAGATTGAGGATGAAAAGATTGTTGCTGAAAAAGTCATTGCGATCAAACATACCGCAAGAACCCTAAAATCTCTCGGTCAGGTCGATACATCCATATCAAATCAAACCGGTCTTCATAAGCTCGTTAACCAAGAGAACCCTAACGGCAAAGAAGGTACATTTGAATTCATTCCGATAAAATCTGCTGGTCGCTACATTGGCAAAGAATATTTCTTCTACCCTCAGCGCGGTTATTGGAAACTGAATCTAGCAGATGTCCACGGCGACTGGCATGAGTTACCACTGAAGAAGACCTTCAAAGATGATCAAGCTGCCGATCTCGTCGATCGCGGCTTTCAAGAATATCTAGAGTACGGCCCCATTTGGCTCGACGAAAATCTCAAGTCTCATCAAATCGATAGCACTCCAGAGCTTTCACAGATAAAAATCCACAAGTCCACGGATGGCTGGTTCTACTTAGATCCCAGTTATGGTCAAGGGAAATCGAGTGTTTCCATGGTGGATCTCATGGTCCAGTTTCGGAAGAACCAACGCGACTATCTGAAGAAAGGTGACAAATGGGTAAAAGTTCCTGAGTTTATCAAGGAGCATAACTGGGACCTCGATGACACTGGCAAGTATCTCAAAGTAGACTCTTTAGGTCTGCTTCGGCTGAAGGCTGCTGTGGGAGACTTCGATCAGTTTGTCGGCAGCAAAGCCATGCTAAATAAAATCCGCAGCAGCCTGGAGTTTCAGCCTGTAGGTAAGCTACCGTCGCTTAAGCATACCAACTTAGATCTTAGGGAGTACCAGGAAACTGGTCTACAGTGGATGTGGTGGCTTTACCAAAATAATTTACACGGGCTCCTAGCTGACGAAATGGGCCTCGGCAAGACCCACCAATCGATGGCGCTTATGTCGGCGATTCAAAAAATCAAGCCAGACGCACGATTTCTGGTGATTTGTCCGACCACGGTTTTAGATCACTGGGAAGACAAGGTTAATGACTTCTGCCCTAACCTAAAACCGATGAAACATCACGGTCCCAAACGCAGCCATAATTTTAAGATCTTTGAAAAGAACCACGCCCTTCTCATCACCAGTTATGGTGTTTTGCTACGTGATCTAAAAAACCTAACGCAATCTGAATGGGACGCAGTCATTCTGGATGAGGCTCACTTTGTTAAGAATAATGACACCGCGACCTACCGAGCAGTTTGCAAACTACAGGGTCGCATTAGGCTGTGCCTTACGGGGACTCCAATGGAGAACCATCTCGGTGAGCTAAAAAACATATTTGACTTTCTGGTTCCAGGATACTTGGGCTCCGACTCATATTTTAAGTCCCACTACATATCTCCTATAGAGAAAGGCAATGCATCTGAAACAGAGCTGGAGCTACAAAAGCTCATCCACCCTTTCAAAATGCGACGCAATAAGTCCAACGTTTTAAAAGATCTTCCACCCAAAGTAGAGGATATCAGGCACTGCACCTTGTCCCCTGAGCAAGTCAAGATCTATAAAAAAGTTCTTAGCATGAAGGGGCGGCCGCTGATTGAGCAGCTTAAGAACGAAAGTTCTCCAGTACCTTATCTTCATGTTTTTGCTACGTTGACATTGCTCAAGCAGGTTTGCAATCACCCAGCATTAGTAGAAAAGACTTTGGACTACAAAAGCTCAGAGTCCGGTAAGTTCGAACTCTTGAAGGAAATCCTAGAAGAAGCCATTGGTAGTGGTCACAAGGTCGTGATTTACAGTCAGTATGTCCAGATGATCAAAATCATTTCTCAGTATCTAACTGACGAAGATGTTGGCCACGTAACCCTTACTGGCTCCACACGGAATCGCGGGGCGGTTATCAATAAATTTCAAACACAGGAAGATTGTAAAGTGTTTGTTGGCTCACTCCTAGCCGGTGGCGTGGGTATCGATCTCACAGCTGCGTCGGTCGTCGTTCACTACGATCGATGGTGGAACGCGAGTAAAGAAAATCAAGCAACCGATCGCGTCTATCGAATGGGTCAAAACAAGAATGTTCAGGTATTAAAGCTTGTGAATCGTGGCACCTTAGAAGAAAAAATCGATGCTTTGATCAACTCGAAAAATGAGCTGTTTGAGAAGTTTATGGACAAGGATGAAGAGATCTTCAAATCCTTGTCCAGAAATCAGCTTATCGACCTTCTACAATAA
- the gltX gene encoding glutamate--tRNA ligase: MSGNREVKVRIAPSPTGDPHVGTAYIALFNYVFAKKNGGKFVLRIEDTDQTRAKSSSEAQILSSLKWLGLSWDEGPDVGGDFGPYHQSKRLDIYKEHYEQLIASGKAYRCFCTADRLQALREEQKAAGKQTKYDGKCRDMSQEEAAKLVADGVPSVVRLKMPLDGTTKFNDELRGAVEINNEQLDDQVLIKSDGFPTYHFANVVDDHLMHISHVIRAEEWISSTPKHVLLYEAFGWDEPTWIHMPLLRNTDKSKISKRKNPVSLDYYHRAGILPEAMVNFLALMGWSYGDDQEIFSLDQMIEVFDFRKVSLGGPIFDQVKLNWVNQHYMHQMNEDQFVNYVREQIFSEDYLRKMKPLVLERMSRFEQFTDNNQFFFNGALNYDGLAIVPKGKEKGEMKKMVKGLVEKLDDLYEWDVDHIEACLKAYKDELGWKPKDFFMPIRLMITGRKDSPPLNETIEVLGREIVRFRLRDFIQSSHLK, encoded by the coding sequence ATGTCTGGAAATAGAGAAGTAAAAGTCCGCATCGCACCATCACCGACCGGCGACCCCCATGTGGGAACTGCTTACATAGCTCTTTTCAACTATGTTTTTGCTAAGAAAAACGGGGGTAAGTTTGTCCTTCGCATCGAAGACACCGACCAGACCCGGGCGAAGTCGAGCAGTGAAGCCCAGATCCTTAGTAGCCTGAAGTGGTTAGGCTTGTCTTGGGATGAAGGTCCTGATGTTGGGGGCGACTTTGGCCCTTATCATCAATCCAAACGACTCGATATTTATAAAGAGCACTACGAGCAGCTTATTGCTTCTGGCAAAGCCTATCGGTGCTTCTGTACTGCTGATCGCTTGCAGGCCTTGCGAGAGGAACAAAAAGCTGCTGGCAAGCAAACCAAATATGACGGCAAGTGTCGCGATATGAGTCAGGAAGAAGCTGCGAAGCTTGTTGCCGACGGAGTTCCGTCTGTTGTTCGTTTGAAAATGCCGCTTGATGGCACGACCAAGTTTAATGATGAGTTACGCGGCGCCGTGGAGATTAACAACGAGCAGCTTGATGACCAGGTCCTCATCAAGTCCGATGGCTTTCCGACCTATCACTTTGCCAATGTGGTCGATGACCACCTTATGCATATTAGCCATGTGATTCGCGCTGAAGAATGGATTTCATCAACACCCAAGCATGTGCTCCTTTACGAGGCCTTTGGCTGGGATGAGCCGACCTGGATCCATATGCCATTGCTTCGCAATACAGACAAGTCGAAAATTTCTAAGCGTAAGAACCCCGTATCCTTGGATTACTATCACCGGGCGGGGATCTTGCCAGAGGCGATGGTGAATTTTCTAGCGCTCATGGGTTGGAGCTATGGCGATGATCAAGAAATCTTCTCACTAGACCAGATGATCGAAGTTTTTGACTTCAGAAAGGTGTCCCTTGGGGGGCCAATCTTCGATCAAGTGAAGCTTAACTGGGTGAACCAGCACTACATGCATCAGATGAACGAAGATCAGTTTGTGAATTATGTTCGTGAGCAAATCTTCTCTGAAGACTACTTGAGAAAGATGAAGCCTCTTGTTTTGGAGCGTATGAGCCGCTTTGAGCAATTCACCGACAACAATCAGTTCTTTTTCAACGGTGCTTTAAACTATGATGGTTTAGCGATCGTGCCCAAGGGTAAAGAAAAAGGCGAGATGAAAAAGATGGTGAAGGGACTCGTTGAAAAACTAGACGATCTTTATGAGTGGGATGTTGATCATATTGAAGCATGTCTTAAGGCCTACAAGGATGAGCTTGGTTGGAAGCCAAAAGACTTTTTTATGCCTATCCGACTGATGATCACTGGTCGAAAGGACTCTCCACCTCTCAACGAGACTATAGAAGTCTTAGGTCGAGAGATTGTGAGGTTCCGATTGCGTGACTTCATCCAATCAAGCCACTTGAAATAG
- a CDS encoding 6-carboxytetrahydropterin synthase produces MDNTFSQTVNREPVGTLFIKDVDRIDCATFDPSVGVTGKSWYVDVEVGGALDDNGFVYDFSLLKKLVKKILKETVDHALLIPIKSSSVEFESAGDNERWTLSAKTKLIGNNSTWTYECPKGSVYPVRSLKITRNIIEQECTKLVRHRLPNTIQKVAVKLRKEEGDAHSTFFRYTHGITGHEGLCQRLFHGHRSRVEVFVADERRTDLERYVAHDLFGSIVHIASVDQVTSGVYEPGMRMNRDESVSLAYTGSLGTYKAEIPLSRTFFVKSFTSIESITTEVAMHLKERFHIQAPVRVHCYEGIDKGAITEV; encoded by the coding sequence ATGGACAATACATTCAGCCAGACGGTTAATAGAGAGCCAGTCGGAACCCTTTTTATTAAAGATGTCGATAGGATAGACTGCGCGACCTTCGATCCAAGCGTCGGCGTCACAGGCAAGTCTTGGTACGTCGATGTCGAGGTAGGTGGTGCACTGGATGATAACGGCTTCGTCTACGATTTTAGCCTCCTTAAAAAGCTTGTGAAAAAGATCCTGAAGGAGACGGTAGATCACGCCCTTCTGATCCCTATCAAGTCAAGCTCGGTGGAGTTTGAGTCCGCAGGAGATAACGAGCGCTGGACCTTATCAGCAAAGACTAAACTTATCGGTAATAACTCAACTTGGACTTACGAGTGCCCCAAAGGCTCGGTTTACCCAGTTCGATCTTTGAAGATAACTCGCAACATTATCGAGCAGGAGTGTACGAAGCTCGTTCGTCATCGCTTGCCGAATACAATCCAGAAAGTCGCTGTAAAGCTCCGTAAGGAAGAAGGCGATGCTCATAGCACCTTTTTCCGCTATACCCATGGCATCACAGGCCACGAAGGCTTATGCCAACGATTGTTCCATGGCCATCGCAGCCGCGTGGAAGTGTTCGTTGCTGACGAACGACGCACTGATCTCGAGCGATATGTTGCCCACGATTTGTTTGGCTCCATCGTTCACATCGCATCTGTAGACCAGGTGACCAGTGGTGTGTACGAACCAGGTATGCGAATGAATCGCGATGAATCTGTGAGCTTGGCTTACACGGGGAGCTTAGGCACTTATAAAGCCGAGATCCCATTGAGTCGCACCTTCTTTGTAAAGTCGTTTACATCGATCGAATCGATCACGACTGAGGTCGCCATGCACCTCAAAGAGCGCTTCCATATTCAAGCACCTGTACGAGTTCACTGCTACGAAGGCATCGATAAAGGGGCTATTACAGAAGTCTAG
- a CDS encoding aminodeoxychorismate/anthranilate synthase component II, whose protein sequence is MEVLFIDHYDSFSFNLLDWLQRGSHKLDLIRVPFDRMNEFDLSQRKPLVLSPGPKSPRDVLQSLSLTADMMGKAPILGVCLGHQILGAVLGSRTIQAKSPFHGSRRDVHVSKGSQLFPLGGLLSVATYNSLVLDQSMLKEHWITGVNDWGEVEILEYWDDDYPAVGVQFHPESFLSEGMEPLLQFWLRQCQQFYSGKS, encoded by the coding sequence ATGGAAGTCTTATTCATAGATCATTATGACAGTTTTAGTTTCAATCTCCTAGATTGGCTGCAAAGGGGATCGCATAAACTCGATCTGATTCGAGTGCCCTTCGATCGGATGAATGAGTTCGATCTTTCTCAGCGAAAGCCACTCGTGCTCTCCCCTGGTCCCAAGTCTCCTCGTGATGTCTTACAAAGTCTGTCCTTAACAGCAGACATGATGGGGAAAGCCCCTATTCTGGGAGTTTGTCTCGGCCATCAGATACTTGGTGCGGTTTTAGGAAGCCGAACGATCCAGGCTAAGAGTCCATTTCATGGCTCGCGTCGGGATGTGCATGTGTCCAAAGGTTCGCAGCTTTTCCCATTAGGTGGGTTGCTATCGGTTGCTACCTATAACTCCCTCGTTTTAGATCAGTCTATGCTGAAGGAACATTGGATTACGGGGGTTAACGATTGGGGTGAGGTCGAGATACTGGAGTATTGGGATGATGACTACCCTGCTGTAGGGGTCCAATTCCATCCCGAGTCTTTTCTGAGTGAAGGGATGGAGCCCCTTCTTCAGTTTTGGCTAAGGCAGTGCCAGCAATTCTATTCTGGTAAGTCCTGA
- a CDS encoding undecaprenyldiphospho-muramoylpentapeptide beta-N-acetylglucosaminyltransferase — protein sequence MTSLKKKIVLTGGGTAGHVMPHIAMLPRYAKQGIEVHYIGSKGIEKKLMSSHERVVFHQISAGKLRRYISLQNLIDVFKVAWGTIQSFFILAMIRPQLVFSKGGFVSVPVAVSAWLLRIPVYSHESDLTPGLANKIIKPFAQMIFYSFPDTKKYLDPSKSRLVGLPIREDLKKGDAHRGAVFCGLSDQEPTVLVMGGSLGAQRINEALEEILPDLVIRFQVIHITGQGKGLNFQHPKYKSFEFVGPELKDIFALSDFVVSRAGANSIFEFLALKKPMLLIPLEIGSRGDQVDNAKCFAKHGVARVLRETELSGPALKQAIESLDQGRSQMTKAMTDSFVPSDAEGLIHHAFGPRLGVAAQ from the coding sequence ATGACGAGCCTAAAAAAGAAGATAGTTCTTACTGGAGGAGGCACAGCTGGTCATGTAATGCCTCACATAGCCATGTTACCGCGATATGCAAAGCAAGGAATTGAAGTTCATTATATCGGCTCAAAAGGAATCGAAAAAAAACTTATGTCCTCCCATGAGAGGGTCGTATTTCATCAAATTTCCGCCGGCAAGCTAAGGCGTTATATTTCCCTTCAAAATCTTATTGATGTTTTTAAGGTCGCTTGGGGAACGATACAGTCATTTTTTATCCTGGCCATGATTCGACCCCAGCTCGTTTTTAGCAAGGGTGGCTTTGTTAGTGTTCCCGTTGCCGTCTCCGCTTGGTTGCTGCGAATTCCAGTTTATTCCCATGAAAGCGACCTAACTCCAGGCCTGGCAAATAAGATTATCAAACCTTTCGCTCAGATGATCTTCTATAGCTTCCCAGATACAAAAAAGTATCTCGATCCCTCGAAGTCTCGGTTGGTCGGTTTGCCGATTCGGGAAGATTTGAAAAAAGGTGACGCACATAGGGGAGCGGTTTTCTGTGGTTTGAGCGATCAGGAGCCGACTGTTTTGGTCATGGGAGGAAGTCTCGGTGCCCAGCGAATTAATGAGGCACTGGAAGAAATTTTGCCAGATCTGGTGATTCGATTTCAGGTCATTCATATCACGGGTCAGGGTAAAGGGTTAAACTTTCAACATCCGAAGTACAAGAGTTTTGAGTTCGTCGGCCCCGAATTGAAAGATATCTTTGCTTTGTCGGATTTTGTGGTCAGTCGTGCAGGTGCCAACTCTATCTTCGAGTTTTTAGCCCTCAAGAAGCCTATGCTACTGATCCCCTTAGAAATCGGGAGCAGGGGAGATCAGGTCGACAATGCCAAGTGCTTTGCCAAACATGGAGTGGCCAGAGTTCTACGGGAAACGGAACTATCTGGCCCGGCACTCAAACAAGCGATAGAGAGCTTGGATCAGGGTCGCAGTCAAATGACTAAGGCGATGACCGACTCTTTCGTGCCATCGGATGCGGAAGGTTTGATTCATCATGCTTTTGGTCCAAGACTCGGCGTGGCGGCGCAGTGA
- a CDS encoding tetratricopeptide repeat protein produces MFHKLCFGILTSVGLALSSCQTKSDFPPLPEDPLDLEKQESLSSDLWSPEQRRANANYYFLLAEDRLLAQDRETALKLYELAYNLDPSSYLAAKLIASKAYLKPEEAFTQIKRMVLLYPKDPEINVLLGQFQLAKGQLQSAVKQFNRVLTIDSERLDAYIGLIQAYRAMGKPEKAVIIAEEMVKADPNFADGWALLAKMYLSDKKLKKAKKAAERAYTLRSNNPEYIHLYAITLEFNGQSKRAVELYETIFQMNPNNDDLIARMVNLYKQIGSLEEALSLLEEVDRNSQKVSIPVKLQIVFLYWELKNYEKAASLLEELNRDFPDNSRISYMTALGAEKMGRPERAAELYQNIDESSQFYIHAKYREILVHRELKQFDIAIGIGKSIVSSKHERAPDFYLLIANLYGDQKKYDSAVEVLIKASQEYPERTDIWFLLGINQERQGDVDDCIETMKHLIKIDPQHAGAYNYLGYLYAERGDNLDEAEMLIKTALKIKPNDGYYLDSLGWVYYQKKQYKEALEILLEANKYAPNEGVILEHIGDVYRAMDQMDKAYSYYEKASKARMDPRDRDRILKKYEEFKGRNA; encoded by the coding sequence ATGTTCCATAAGCTTTGTTTTGGAATCCTCACCAGTGTTGGATTAGCCCTTAGCTCCTGTCAAACGAAGTCAGATTTTCCACCACTCCCAGAAGACCCTCTTGACCTCGAAAAGCAAGAATCTTTGTCGTCAGACCTATGGTCTCCTGAGCAGCGACGTGCAAATGCCAACTACTACTTTTTGCTCGCCGAAGATCGACTTTTGGCCCAAGATCGAGAAACTGCGCTCAAGCTCTACGAGCTCGCCTACAATTTAGATCCGAGTTCTTACCTTGCCGCGAAGCTGATAGCTTCCAAGGCCTACCTCAAGCCTGAAGAAGCTTTTACCCAAATCAAGCGCATGGTACTCCTTTATCCGAAAGATCCAGAAATCAATGTCCTGCTGGGCCAATTTCAGTTGGCTAAAGGGCAATTGCAATCCGCTGTGAAGCAATTCAATCGAGTTCTTACCATCGACTCCGAGCGCTTGGATGCATATATCGGCTTGATACAGGCCTATCGCGCCATGGGCAAGCCTGAAAAAGCTGTGATTATCGCCGAGGAGATGGTCAAGGCTGATCCAAACTTTGCGGATGGTTGGGCTCTCCTTGCCAAGATGTACCTAAGTGATAAGAAACTTAAAAAGGCCAAGAAGGCCGCAGAGCGAGCCTACACCCTGCGGAGTAACAACCCTGAGTATATTCACCTCTATGCTATAACCCTGGAATTTAATGGCCAGTCAAAGAGAGCAGTGGAGCTTTATGAGACGATCTTTCAAATGAACCCGAATAATGATGATCTCATTGCTCGGATGGTGAACCTTTACAAGCAAATCGGAAGCCTAGAAGAGGCGTTATCTCTTTTGGAAGAGGTGGATCGTAATAGCCAGAAGGTTTCCATTCCTGTGAAGCTTCAGATAGTCTTTCTTTACTGGGAACTCAAAAATTATGAGAAGGCTGCCAGCCTGCTCGAAGAGCTTAATCGAGACTTTCCCGACAATAGTCGCATCTCGTATATGACAGCCCTTGGTGCAGAAAAGATGGGACGACCAGAAAGAGCTGCTGAGCTTTACCAGAATATTGACGAAAGCTCTCAGTTCTACATACATGCAAAGTATCGGGAAATACTTGTCCATCGCGAACTAAAACAATTTGATATTGCGATCGGTATCGGCAAGTCAATCGTTTCCAGTAAGCATGAACGGGCTCCCGACTTCTACCTATTGATAGCCAACCTATATGGCGATCAGAAAAAATATGACTCCGCTGTAGAAGTTTTGATTAAGGCAAGCCAAGAGTACCCAGAACGGACTGATATATGGTTTCTACTAGGGATCAATCAAGAGCGTCAGGGAGATGTGGATGACTGCATTGAAACGATGAAACATCTAATAAAAATTGATCCCCAGCACGCAGGCGCATACAACTATCTAGGATACTTGTATGCTGAGCGAGGAGATAACCTGGATGAGGCAGAGATGCTGATTAAAACAGCACTCAAGATCAAGCCTAACGATGGCTACTATCTCGATTCTTTAGGCTGGGTTTACTATCAGAAAAAGCAGTACAAGGAAGCTCTTGAAATTTTACTTGAAGCCAATAAGTATGCCCCCAACGAAGGTGTCATTCTTGAGCATATTGGAGACGTATATCGTGCAATGGACCAGATGGATAAAGCCTATAGCTACTATGAGAAAGCCAGTAAGGCTCGTATGGACCCAAGAGATCGTGATCGCATACTTAAAAAATATGAGGAGTTCAAAGGCAGGAATGCCTAA
- the truA gene encoding tRNA pseudouridine(38-40) synthase TruA: MTQYRLELAYVGTPFHGWQSQPSGNSIQDHLEKCLGVFLREDVTVIGSSRTDSGVHAEQQVATFRSKADFNTHRLLKGVNAMLPNEVSVQAIQAVDPNFHPILSATAKLYRYRIWTHPVPSPFLREFSWHVHNLNDDLLRRAAQDFIGEHNFKSFCATDSSAKTFVRRVLDIHFESHPRCLEIYVLGEGFLKQMVRNMVGTLVEIGLGKLPADAIPAIVGAQDRKAAGRTAPAAGLSLVKVFYDQPPEKVDLGFLCEESLGFRLI; the protein is encoded by the coding sequence ATGACCCAATATCGACTAGAACTCGCCTATGTGGGCACCCCCTTTCATGGTTGGCAGTCTCAGCCATCGGGTAACTCAATCCAGGATCATCTTGAAAAATGCCTCGGTGTCTTCCTTAGGGAAGATGTCACGGTCATAGGCTCCTCAAGGACCGACAGTGGCGTGCATGCGGAGCAGCAGGTTGCGACATTCCGAAGCAAAGCAGACTTCAATACACATCGGCTCCTCAAGGGAGTCAATGCTATGTTGCCTAATGAGGTTTCGGTGCAGGCGATTCAAGCAGTTGACCCCAACTTTCATCCGATCCTTTCGGCGACAGCAAAGCTCTATCGCTATCGGATCTGGACCCATCCGGTTCCGAGTCCATTTCTGCGGGAATTTTCTTGGCACGTTCATAATTTGAATGATGACCTTCTTCGTCGTGCTGCGCAGGATTTTATCGGTGAGCATAACTTCAAAAGCTTTTGTGCCACAGACTCATCGGCTAAAACTTTTGTGCGACGAGTCTTGGACATTCACTTCGAAAGCCACCCCAGATGCCTCGAAATCTATGTCCTTGGCGAAGGTTTCCTGAAGCAAATGGTCCGAAATATGGTCGGTACCCTAGTCGAGATTGGCTTAGGAAAACTGCCAGCTGATGCTATTCCAGCAATCGTTGGTGCCCAAGATCGCAAGGCGGCTGGCAGAACCGCGCCAGCGGCAGGTTTGAGCCTTGTGAAGGTCTTCTATGACCAGCCACCTGAGAAGGTTGACCTGGGCTTTTTATGCGAAGAGTCTCTGGGGTTTCGCCTCATCTAG
- the pssA gene encoding CDP-diacylglycerol--serine O-phosphatidyltransferase yields the protein MKFKGARRKKPLGGAVYILPNLFTTGNLFFGFFAIIKCLQEDFMWASGAILLAAVFDMLDGRVARLTGGTSEFGVQYDSLCDLVSFGVAPAFIMYMAGLDGLGRLGWIICFMFMACGALRLARFNVQSSIGQASGDFVGLPIPMAAGVIACFVAVWSGFEVGPNDFTIVKWVHSLLNANDFRIAFFCVAGVGLALAMVTNIPYRSHKTLNIKGIKPFRILVLGVALTGLVAYQPELFGFLLFAGYAVSGPLEWMFGWTKAVDDDDIFEPGSGNVLETAGERGYPSEADKNDNSGS from the coding sequence ATGAAATTTAAAGGTGCACGACGCAAGAAACCTTTGGGCGGCGCTGTCTATATACTCCCTAACTTATTTACCACAGGAAACCTCTTTTTTGGTTTTTTCGCGATCATAAAGTGCCTTCAAGAAGACTTCATGTGGGCTTCGGGAGCGATTCTACTGGCCGCAGTTTTTGATATGTTGGATGGGCGTGTGGCTCGACTCACTGGTGGTACCAGTGAGTTTGGAGTTCAATATGACTCGTTATGTGACCTGGTGTCCTTTGGTGTGGCTCCGGCGTTTATCATGTACATGGCTGGCCTTGATGGTTTAGGACGTTTAGGTTGGATCATCTGTTTTATGTTCATGGCCTGCGGGGCCTTGCGCTTGGCACGATTCAACGTGCAGTCCTCTATAGGTCAGGCTTCTGGAGATTTTGTTGGCTTACCAATTCCAATGGCCGCTGGAGTGATTGCCTGCTTCGTCGCTGTTTGGAGCGGCTTTGAAGTTGGCCCCAATGACTTTACGATTGTTAAGTGGGTCCATAGCTTGCTAAATGCCAACGACTTTCGGATCGCATTCTTCTGTGTCGCAGGTGTTGGGTTGGCATTAGCTATGGTGACCAATATTCCATACCGGTCTCATAAAACTCTCAACATCAAGGGTATAAAACCTTTCCGCATCCTGGTGCTTGGTGTCGCACTAACAGGCCTTGTAGCCTACCAACCTGAGCTATTTGGCTTTCTTCTCTTTGCTGGCTATGCTGTAAGTGGTCCCCTTGAGTGGATGTTCGGTTGGACGAAAGCCGTTGATGACGATGATATTTTCGAACCAGGGTCTGGAAACGTTTTGGAAACCGCAGGAGAGCGAGGTTACCCCAGTGAAGCCGATAAAAACGATAATTCTGGTTCTTAG